Proteins from a single region of Mustela erminea isolate mMusErm1 chromosome X, mMusErm1.Pri, whole genome shotgun sequence:
- the LOC116582222 gene encoding melanoma-associated antigen B16-like — MSQGQEIPSRTKEQHYAPSKSQDLEATQVSKAVEETSPSSGPLMPGNMEEALDAGIPSAPQSAYSSYPLIRAISPGKSGEGSSSLEKDNSSASSSKSLSDIGNFPIDPLDEKVTMLVQFLLHKYQMKEPITRADMIDVIQEYNDEFPEFLKKASERMELVFGVDMNEVDPTNHSYVLVNKLGLTYVERLGSEDSMPNTSLLIIVLGVIFMKGNCATEEEIWEVLNMMDLYSGRKHFIFGEPRKFITQDLVHEEYLEYRQVADRDPPRYVFLWGPRAHAETSKMKLLEFLTKIHESDPWCFPSQNEEALRDEAERARARSSSAHSGARSRGSSQPS; from the coding sequence AtgtctcagggtcaggagatcccAAGCCGCACAAAGGAACAACACTATGCCCCCAGCAAGAGCCAAGACCTGGAGGCTACACAGGTCTCTAAGGCCGTGGAGGAGACTTCCCCCTCCTCTGGTCCTCTGATGCCTGGCAACATGGAGGAAGCTCTGGATGCTGGAATACCCAGTGCTCCCCAGAGTGCCTACTCTTCTTATCCTCTCATCAGAGCCATCTCACCAGGCAAATCAGGTGAGGGCTCCAGCAGCCTAGAAAAGGATAATAGTTCTGCTTCTTCATCAAAGTCCCTGTCCGACATTGGGAATTTCCCCATAGACCCTCTAGATGAGAAGGTGACAATGCTGGTGCAGTTCCTGCTGCACAAGTATCAAATGAAAGAGCCCATCACAAGGGCAGATATGATTGATGTTATCCAAGAGTACAACGATGAGTTCCCTGAGTTCCTCAAGAAAGCCTCTGAGCGCATGGAGCTGGTCTTTGGTGTTGATATGAATGAGGTAGACCCCACCAACCACAGTTATGTCCTTGTCAACAAATTGGGCCTCACTTATGTTGAGAGGCTTGGCAGTGAGGACAGCATGCCCAACACCAGCCTCCTGATAATTGTCCTGGGTGTGATCTTCATGAAGGGCAATTGTGCCACTGAGGAGGAGATCTGGGAAGTGCTGAATATGATGGACTTATATTCTGGGAGGAAGCACTTCATTTTTGGGGAGCCCAGGAAGTTCATCACCCAAGATTTGGTGCATGAAGAGTACCTGGAGTACCGGCAGGTGGCCGACAGGGATCCTCCACGCTACGTGTTCCTGTGGGGTCCCAGAGCCCATGCCGAGACCAGCAAGATGAAATTGCTGGAGTTTCTGACGAAGATCCACGAGTCCGACCCCTGGTGCTTCCCATCCCAGAATGAGGAGGCTTTGCGAGATGAAGCAGAGAGGGCCCGAGCTAGATCCAGCAGCGCCCACTCTGGTGCTAGATCTCGAGGCTCCTCCCAGCCCTCTTAG